The window CGAGACTAAATTTTGAATTAGAGCCTGCTTATAAACTATAGTTGCGTGATTCATAAAGGAaacaatttcctttcctttgatCTTTTTTCGTGCAACCACAAGATGCTTGTCAGAAGTTTCACCTGATAGACAGTTTTGGAAGCTCGTTTTACAGTCACTTGCAACTGCAGTAATGCATCTTCAACACGCATCCCACGAACTAATGCTGCAACCAAATTGATCTTCTTTGGGCTCTGAAAGGGACATGTGTCATAGAAATCAAAGGAGGGCATGGTAAGATTCCTCACTCTTTTTTTGGGTAGGAAAGAGATTTTTGACAGAACGAAGGAGTAAAAGAAAGAGAATTGAAACTCGTCAAgtaaaaaagaaacaagaaaggaGATTAAGCAATACTTTAAAAACGGGGATCGATGAAACAATCAGGTCCCAATAATACCTGTTCTTTGTTGGAGCAAAGTATTCTTTCACTAAGTTATAAATTGCATCAGAACAGTACCTAAGACAGGTCCCAATAGTCACATGCATTCCAATGGGACAAAAGTCTGCTTACACAAACAGCATGAAACAAAAGAGATGTATTCATATAAAGTCCCTATTTTTCAATATTATCTCATATTTGCATTTTTAATCACACTGTCCTCCccaataccaaaaatattgaatCAAGAACCAGTCAGAACAAGTCCTAAGACATTCTAAAATCCTAACATTCTTCTTTGTGCTCATATACTGCAGGATTTAAAGTAGTATTCCCTGTCATGTTGCTAAATCAGCAGGCTTTGCCTCCTAATTTACATAAAAGCTTGAGCAATATTCTAAAAGACTTTATCAAGTACCAGTCTAAAACATAGAGGCCGGCAGATTTAATATGTAATCAAGTAACTGGGAGATTACtttccaaaaagaaaaggaagtttaCCAGGAGATTAGTTAATAAGAATGACAAGACTCTCTGTAACCACAATTACTCACCATATCGTAACTCATCATGCAAATTCTGCTAATGTGTGAGGTAAATTAGATATTCACCATATCTAAAAGGCTGTGACATTTCATACCTGTTTTATCCCCTTCAAAACTGCTTGAACTgttgaaggtttagaagttgCTTTCTCAGCTTCTTTATTTCCAGTATTTGATGTTAGAAGCGGTGTTAATGGGGAAGAAATTGGTGTGGTTGAGTCTGCAAGTAAGGTCCTTGAACTAGAGAGCCCCTAATCaggaaaaaaataggaaaagaaggaaaaaagcaACATTTAGAACTATGAAACAGTTTAActaatttgaattttatttaatagGAAAAATGTTCTACAAATACAGCATGCAGAGAAGCAGTGAATATATTGTAATTCAAGATAACAAAGAGTCACAAACTGTAGCCATCTAAACTTGCATATTTGAAGTGAAGGATAGCTGTCAAACTGGCTACACATTCTTGGAAATGGCTTTTGTAAGAAAACCTAAAAAATGATGAAATGGTGATTTTAATTCCTAATAGAAAACCTGTAATATAAGTATCGTCATGTATATTACAGGAATTTTATGTACAGATGGGTTTATAAATATACCAATTGGgaaatagttgattgcacgaCCATAGAGGATTAGAAAACGAGTTTATATAGAACTAAAACATGATATATAAATAGACAGAACCTGTGAAGgtgctatattttaaataaacaGGCTCACTCAGTTACTGCTTAAGCAAGCACCTGTAACacttttttttgataaggtaaagtTTACAAGCACCTGTAACATTACAAATAGAATGTTTTGTAAAATAGATAGTATGCAATATGATATGTTGTTTCGACTATGagaaatcaaaacaacaaaagtttattaaagaaaaacaaaaaaaggtggGATAAAGATTCACGGCCACAAGGCCACCCCACCTCAATTCACTATACAAGGCCACATACGTATATGAAATAAATGATATTGTAACATTACCAAATGCTGTAGATACTGATATAACGGCCTTGAGATGCCAGATGAAACTGTATTCCGCAAGCTTGGTAAGTAAGGTGTCTCACCTAGAAATTACATGTTGCTCAAccatcaaaagttgatatatgacttgagaaataaaaaaggaaaagcaactgaaggaagacagtgaacACAACCCTGAACCCTAACTTGGGTTGCTTCTATTGACAGGTCGCATTAACTATTCACTGTCATCCTGAGATGTCAGCAAAATCAATTCATCAAGCGTAAACAGAAAAACAACCATTACCAAGTACTAGAGATGACTTTGAGTGATAATATGAATTTAAAAGAACAGTTCGACTTTGTTGACATCTCTTCCCAGCTTGATGAAGCATGCACTGAAGATGCCGTTGCCAGCCCACCATTTTTTCAGCTTACAAAAGGTCTCTCAATCAACAAGTCCAGCTACACTATATCAGTTCATCTATGAAGAGAAAAGCACAATAAATTTCACACTAGTATGATGAGATAATGAACCACACTATGCACATAGCAGGACAATGTTCAGTCACAAAACATCAGATCATTCAAATTAAATACACAATCTGGAATCAATTCCTTTGTTAATAGGAGCTACTATTTCTTTGGCCTTCATTGGTCTCCATAGAAAGATATGAACCAACTGAAGTAACAAAAAGATAGCACTTCATCAATGAGTTTTGAGTAATCACATATGTTTGTTTGGAAGGATTTTTCACCAAGCACATGTTCTGCAATTTAAACATGTTTACTAAAAGTTAGAGTTAGCTTACACTTAAGAATAATTTAAATTCAGAGTCGAACGTAACAATTGGTGAAAGATTTCTATATAGGCAAAGTTataatttcactttctttttataAGCACTTCACTAAATAATCTAACTTAGGATGAAGGGGAAACAAGAGAAACATTTCAGATTGCGGCACAATAGAACTACTTTTATGCGCAGCACTCATTTATCTGGAATTGGGACCagctatacaacaacaacaacaataataaaaaagaaaaccaTTGTAATCCCATAAATGGGGTCTTGGGGTTAGTTGCACGCAGAGCTTACCCTACCTTATaaagatagagaggctgtttcgaatagaccctcggctcaactGGGACCAGCTATGCTTCGTGGAATTCAGTTCTCACGTAAATGAGAAATTTTCTATTCAGCTGCTATTATATGGGAAATAAAGTAAATTAAAATTCTTTCTTATCCCCTCCTAAcatttcttctcttccaaagCCTTATAAACCTAAAACCCTCAAAATTGTAAGAGCAACGCCTTTTGAATGCAACTGATTTCTGTATATGCAAATGTGAGCAACAATATATTTCTCAAGTGCAAAATTAGctcaaataaaatcacatgacTAACTAGTAGTAGTACACACACGTTTTCAATCTCAAATTGTGACTTTAACATTGAATAAACCCCACAAGATCTaataggcattttatcaaacaggTTTCATACAATAGAAACTCAACTAAAACCACCTCAATTACCACTCAAATCAACTATTTGAATAATCAAGTCACCCAATGAAGAGGGGTGCGGGGAAGGAAAATAGTAATGCATATTAACTGGTAAAAGTTTACAGAGAAAGACAAAATTTGGAGTCGAAAGTTTTTTGAAACTTACATGAATCCGCCACAGAAAAAAGATGATGGAAGCTGACAAGAACCCAAGCAAGTTCTGGCCGAATAGATCCAAATTGGGCCATTGACGTCAATTTATTCGTTTTAGGCCTCTTAAGTTTGAAATCCATAAAATCTCATAT is drawn from Nicotiana tabacum cultivar K326 chromosome 9, ASM71507v2, whole genome shotgun sequence and contains these coding sequences:
- the LOC107768257 gene encoding uncharacterized protein LOC107768257 is translated as MVGWQRHLQCMLHQAGKRCQQSRTVLLNSYYHSKSSLVLGETPYLPSLRNTVSSGISRPLYQYLQHLGLSSSRTLLADSTTPISSPLTPLLTSNTGNKEAEKATSKPSTVQAVLKGIKQSPKKINLVAALVRGMRVEDALLQLQVTVKRASKTVYQVIHSARANATHNYGFDPDRLLVAEAFVGKGLFKKRVSYHAKGKCGIKVRPECRLTVVVREITPEEEAEIAKLRVHNFKKLTKRERRLVPHKLIETTPIWDRKGRAKSNGPGAAAA